The Pseudomonadota bacterium genome contains the following window.
CGATGAGACAGAAACCCTCCCTTATGCAATCCGACTAGTTTGTTCCATAGGCGCTGACGTCAGACACTCTACCCTTGGGGCGCAGTTCGGCTCGGCCGAATGTCAGGCGCTAGGCAGTGGGGCGGGTCATTCGTGCCACGTGCCAGCGGCGAAATGCGATGACGGCCCAAATGCCCTCGGCAATCAAGAATGGGTACGAATCGATCAGATAAGCATAGACGGCCGCAAGCGCACACCCCGCCGCAAAACTCGCGAGAAAAAATGCACTGCGTTTTTCGAGCGCGTAGCTCGTGACCATGATCACGATCGCGATTACTCCGAGAATTTCGATGGGTTGGTTCATGACGGTTCGAACCGAGGGTCCGCCTCAGCTCGTTTGACGCACTCATTCAGGCTTGCACATTCGCAGGTGAGGAGTGCGCTGAGGACGCGATCGACCCGCCGCAAGTCGCTGATCTGCTGCCGGACGGCGGCCTGTTTCGCTTCGGCGAACGGCTTCCACATGCCCGCCGGACCTGGGTCCTCTGCGTAACGTTCGAGCAGTGATTTGGTATCGGCGAGTGAAAAACCTGCGGCCTGCGCCAGCCGTACGAACTGCAGTGTCACCAGGGCTCGCTCATCAAACTGTCGTCGGCCGGAGACGCGGCGTTGCTCCGCGATGAGACCCATTTTCTCGTAATAGCGGATTGTAGATGCCGGCATGCTGAGCTGCCGGGCAACGTCTCCGATCTTCATACCTGAGACTCCCTGCGTCTCGACCGCATACGCCGAAGTTTGAAAACCATTAGCAACGTGCCACCCAATACGGCAAGCACCATCCCGCCAATTTCAAGGAGTGAGGTGGGTGCAAACGCCGCGGTTCCTGCGCCCAACCCACCGATGCCAACAAAGGCGAGAATGATCGGTACCTCACACGCGAAGAGTGCCATTACGCCGAGCACGATGCCCGCCACTCCGGTCCGCTTTATCACGCTCCCTGTGGCAGATCGTCCGCCACTCAAACTTGGAGCCTTTCTCATTGTCCTATGGCCGCGTCTGCGAATCTATCGAGTGTTATCTGCGCCTCGGGTGGTCCCTCGATCGTGAGAATCAGGCCGTCGATGGGCGGTGCGAGTGTGAAAGTCAGAAAGCCACAGCACTGACGCTCCAAGCGGATGAAGCTCTCCACGCGCGATCTCAGCGCGACGCTATCGGCGAAAGTCAGTCTCAGGCCGCTGTCCATCCGCTCGCCGTCAAGAATATGTGGCAGCAAATCCTTGCGCGCCATTGCCCGACGCTCCCTGAATTCCTCGTCTGTGAGCGAGCAGGTGATTTCTGCGGTGCCTGCGGCGCGCATACTCTCTTCCATGGCATTGTTCTCCAGATATCAATGAGGGTCTCACCACACTACCACTTAAAGCATAGTTTAAGTCAAGGTCGATTTCCTGTGTGCTCAGAGGAATGTCGGGGTGCCAGAAAAACTGAGCCGCCTTACTCCCGCGACGCCTTCAAACATAGCCTCTCTGCCGCGCTGGCCCCGCCGGACCACTGGCCCACTGGCCCACTGGCGTCACCTCGCGACGTGAGAGTCATCACCGCTCTGATTTCGCGGGTCACGTTCAGTTAATCTGATGGCACCTCGTAAAGGCTTTGGTCCCGGCGGGAGCGATGAGGGCGATGCTATGGGCGAAGCGACTGCATTCACCAACACATTAATCTGATGCTTCTGTTGATTTGATCGAAGTCATGTCGCTTGCTCCTGTCGGAACAACGCTTGGCCGGGCAAGCAGCTTTTATGCGTGACTTCACCCCGCATGCCGATTTTGGCAAGGACCGCGCTGTAATTGTACTCCGGGTCCGGGACCCTACTGAACGGTGGAAGGTAGGGCGTGCAAATCGACGTCAAGCTGAGTGGTTAAACGTAAGACCTGACCGCACGCCTATTTGGGCTATGACAGAGCGCCCAGTTTATATTTTTTGACACCAGAACTGATACATACCCCGGAACGTATCGGGATTCTTGAATTCAAACTCGTGCCACAGTTGCAGGGAGATCAGATCGCCGCCGCTTGGGTAAGAGTCTTTAAATTTTCTCAGGATTTTTTGATTATGAATAGTGAAGCCCAGAAACTTTAGTCCGAGTTCCCGCAGGGCCTCATCGATCCCGATAAGCGTAAAGCGATGTTCTTGAACATGAAAAAGCAGATCGCGACATTCACTTAAGTTGAAGAAATCTTTCATTTTGAAAATTTCCGCCATCACTTGATTGCCGTCTTTGGCCTTCGTTATGATGTCCCGCCGACATCGGCGAATGTCGTCGGGAGACGTCGTATATCCATTCTCGGCAATCAAGCGGCGTCCACTGACGATGTGCTGTCGCGCGATCTCGCTGTATAGGCCAATATTCATCAGACCCCCCGGGCGCAAAAGCTTCATCAGAACGCGCCAGCCCGCCAACGGGTCGTCCAGATGGTGAAGCACGCCAATGCATTCGATAAGATCGAATTGCCGCCCAAGATTACCCAGTTCCATAATGTCCGCTTGCACGTACTCGATGTTCTTAACGCCGAGCTCCTCGGTCTTACGCCACGCATAGGAGAGACTGCTCAGGCTCAAATCCACGGCGAGCACACGGGCGTTCGAAAACCTGGATGCTGTGCTCAGGGCATGCTGGCCCGTGCCGCAACCTGCCACCAGGATTTCCGGACTCTCGGGAGACTCATAATCTCCTAGATCGAGGCGGAGTGGGGCGCGCAGCAATTCTGCGCCAATCGTTTTTCCTGTTTCCCGTAAGCCTGTATTGATCCATCGCGGATATGGGTTTTCCTCATATTGCTCACGAACCAACTGAGAAACCGGATTTTGAATGGACGTCAGGTTGACAATTTGAGAGCGCAGAACCTGCTCTTTAAGGGGTTGTGATATTTGTCGCTCAATGACGCCGCTGATGGCTCCGGTCCATTCCCGCTCGCTCAATTCCCCAGCCCACGCAAAACCATACAAGGGCCTGTAGGCGCCCAACGCAGCAACCAAGGATGCCGGCACGTCCTGTGTCTTTTCGACCAGCGTCGCAATCCGTTGCTGAAGCTGCTCAACAACCGCCTTTTCTTCTTCGGTCTCATTAAAAACATACTTATTCGTAAAACATTGAAGAGCCAGGGCTGCCGAAAACGGCAAGCTCTTTTCACACGTCTTCGCCGACATCGCCTCTTGAGACATGGCGCGGCGTAGATGTGTGAGCATTCGTTCAATTTCCAGGTCATGGATGGGGCTCAGCCCCATGACCCGAAGAAACAGAGGAATTGCCGACAACCGTTCTGCGAGGCCCCCGTATGCAATGCCAGTCTCCATATCCTCACTGCCCGTCAATCCTATGATCGCTGAGAAATCCGGGTTATGGCGAAGTGCCGAGAGGATTGGTTGAACGACGCGGATCGGACGCACCGTGGGCTTATCGAGTACGAGCAATAGATCTCGCCAGAGATCATCATCAATAGAAGTGAGCGAAAGATATTCCAGAGATTCCGCAAAACCGGCCCAGAACAAATCGCTCCGGGGAT
Protein-coding sequences here:
- a CDS encoding tetratricopeptide repeat protein produces the protein MIPLQSNSTAPEQQTLTIKQALDLAIQHHTVGRLPDAEKIYQSILRADPDQPDALHLLGVIAHQESKNGIAVDLITKAIAINSDLAEAHNSLGVVLRELGKRGKAVVSYRNALAVNPGYAEAHNNLGIALKELGDLDEAVECYRRALAINPDNAETHSNLGNALLDLGMLDEAVTSFHQSLAIRPDLAETHNNLGTTFQAQGKPDVAFACYRRAIALNPRSDLFWAGFAESLEYLSLTSIDDDLWRDLLLVLDKPTVRPIRVVQPILSALRHNPDFSAIIGLTGSEDMETGIAYGGLAERLSAIPLFLRVMGLSPIHDLEIERMLTHLRRAMSQEAMSAKTCEKSLPFSAALALQCFTNKYVFNETEEEKAVVEQLQQRIATLVEKTQDVPASLVAALGAYRPLYGFAWAGELSEREWTGAISGVIERQISQPLKEQVLRSQIVNLTSIQNPVSQLVREQYEENPYPRWINTGLRETGKTIGAELLRAPLRLDLGDYESPESPEILVAGCGTGQHALSTASRFSNARVLAVDLSLSSLSYAWRKTEELGVKNIEYVQADIMELGNLGRQFDLIECIGVLHHLDDPLAGWRVLMKLLRPGGLMNIGLYSEIARQHIVSGRRLIAENGYTTSPDDIRRCRRDIITKAKDGNQVMAEIFKMKDFFNLSECRDLLFHVQEHRFTLIGIDEALRELGLKFLGFTIHNQKILRKFKDSYPSGGDLISLQLWHEFEFKNPDTFRGMYQFWCQKI
- a CDS encoding MerR family transcriptional regulator; this translates as MKIGDVARQLSMPASTIRYYEKMGLIAEQRRVSGRRQFDERALVTLQFVRLAQAAGFSLADTKSLLERYAEDPGPAGMWKPFAEAKQAAVRQQISDLRRVDRVLSALLTCECASLNECVKRAEADPRFEPS